Part of the Pseudomonas sp. M30-35 genome is shown below.
CATCGCGGTGAACTGCAATGAGTTGAAGGCACCGATGAGTGACAGTTGAATGATCAGTTGCACCGGTGAGCTATTCGCATCAACCAAGGCCATGCTGGCGATCAGCGCACCAAGCAGCAAGGTGTTGCCGGTGAGAATGCGTCGATAACCGAGGCGATCAATCAGCGGTTTGGCCAGCGGCTTCATAAGCATCGCCGCGAGTGCCAGCGGGATCATGCTCATGCCCGCTTGCGAGGGTGAATATCCCATGGCCAGTTGCAGCAGTAGCGGCGTCAGAAACGGTAATGAACCACTGCCTAAGCGAGCGAACATATTGCCCAGAATACCCACCGCGAAGGTGCGGGTGTTAAAGAGCTTGGGCGAGAACAGCGCATTTTCCGTGCGCCCTGCACGCAACCAATACGCCGCCAGGCAGGCCAGGCCGCCAAGCAACAGCAGCATCACCCGCACATGCGCCATGCCCAGCTCACCCAAACCTTCAAGGGCGATGGTGATCAGCACCATAGAGGCGCCAAACAAGATGAAACCAATCGCATCAAAGCGGGTGCGTTTAGGTCCGCGTAAGTCCGGCATCACCTTGAATGCTGCCCAGCAACCCAGCGCACCGACCGGCAGGTTGATGAGAAATATCCAGTGCCAGCTGGTGTATTCAACCAGCCAGCCACCCAGTGTCGGGCCAATTAACGGGCCGAGCAGGCCGGGCAGGGTGATGAAGCTCATAATCCGCACTAGATCGCTACGCGGATACGCGCGCAGCACCACCAAGCGCCCAACTGGCATCATTAAAGCGCCGCCCAGGCCCTGAATTACCCGGGCACCGATCAGCATATTGAGTGATTGGGACAGCGCGCAAAGCAATGAGCCGACGCTGAACAAGAGAATGGCCCCAAAGAAAATCCGCCGGGTGCCAAAGCGATCGGCAATCCAGCCGGATGCCGGAATCAATAAGGCCACGGTCAGCATGTATGCAATGACCACCGACTGCATGCGCAGTGGGTCTTCGGCCAGATCATGAGCCATGCTCGGTAGGGCGGTATTGAGAATGGTGCCGTCCAGCGTTTGCATAAAAAACGCGATGGCAACAATCCAGGGCAACAGGCGGGCGGTGCGGGGATCAAGCGGCAGCATAGTGAACCTCAGTCACAGCAAACCCCTACAACTGTAATGCAATATTGTAGCTAATGTTGGCAATGCCTTGTTTTAGACAGTCTGCCTGGAACGGCTGGGCGTTCTCAACCATTTAATGCGAACGCACCCGACGTAGGGCAGACAGCGCTCTTTTGTCCGCCAGCCACAGCAAAAACCTGCGGCTATTGACCGAGCGCCGGTGGACAAGCTGCGCGTTGTCACACCCTACTGTTCGCAGGTCTTATCGCGTAGTCGCCGATGCACGCATGGCAGGCCCGCGAACGGCTGCGCCATTGGCGACATAGTACGGAGCGGTGCTACGTGGCAATGGCGCGCGTCCGCGAATTTTATCTGCGATCTTCTCGGCCATCATGATGGTCGGTGCATTGAGGTTGCCGGTGGTGATCAGCGGCATGATCGAGGCATCGACTACGCGCAGACCTTGCAGGCCATGCACTCGGCCCTGGCCGTCAACCACAGCCATGTCGTCTTCGCCCATCTTGCACGAGCACGAAGGATGGAAGGCGGTCTCGGCATGTTCGCGGATAAAGTTATCCAACTGCTCATCGCTGGTGACATCGATGCCCGGGCTGATCTCGCGGCCACGATAAGGATCCAGCGCAACCTGCGCCATGATCTCGCGGGTGATACGAATACCGTCGCGAAACTCTTGCCAGTCCTGTTCGTGCGCCATGTAGTTGAACAGGATGCTTGGGTGCTGGCGCGGGTCTTTAGACTTGGCGCGCACACGGCCGCGGCTCGGTGAACGCATGGAGCCTACATGAGCTTGGAAGCCATGCTCACTGACCGCATTGCTGCCGTTGTAGTTAATTGCCACAGGCAAGAAGTGATATTGAATATTTGGCCACTCAAACTCTTCTCGCGAGCGAATAAAACCGCCAGCCTCAAACTGGTTGCTGGCACCGACGCCGTTGCCCATGAACATCCATTTGGCACCAATTGTCGGCTGGTTCCACCACTTAAGGGCTGGGTAGAGTGACACCGGTTGTTTGCAGCTGTACTGCAAATACATTTCCAAGTGGTCTTGCAGGTTTTCGCCGACGCCGGGCAGGTCGTGGACCACTGGAATATCCAGCTCCTTGAGTAACGCTGCCGGGCCAACACCTGAACGCTGGAGAATTTGCGGTGAGGCAATCGCGCCGCTGCAGAGCAACACCTCACGACGGGCGGTGACCTCGACCGGCGTGTCGCTGTTGCCCTGCAAATAAGCCACACCCGTTGCGCGTTTGCCGCTGAACAAGATGCGATCAGTCAGGGCATGGGTGACTATGCTTAGATTGCTGCGCCCTCGGGCCTGGTCCAGATAACCGCGGGCGGTGCTGGCGCGCCGGCCTTTTGGGGTTACCGTGCGATCCATCGGCCCGAAGCCTTCCTGCTGAAAGCCATTGAGGTCATCGGTACGTGGATAACCGGCCTGCACACCGGCTTCGATCATCGCGTGGAATAATGGGTTGTTGCCGGTTTTCGGGGTGCACACGCTCACCGGACCATCGCCGCCATGATAGGCGTTGGCGCCAATGTCGCGGCTCTCGGCCTTGCGAAAGTACGGCAGGCAGTCGAGATAACTCCAGTCTTCGAGGCCAGTGTTTTTCGCCCAGCCGTCGTAGTCCATGGCGTTGCCGCGGATGTAGCACATGCCGTTGATCAGCGATGAGCCGCCCAAACCTTTGCCGCGGCCACACTCCATGCGCCGGTTATTCATGTGCGGCTCTGGGTCGGTTTCGTATGCCCAGTTATAGCGCTTGCCTTGTAGCGGGAAGGCCAGCGCAGCAGGCATTTGCGTACGGAAATCAAGGCGATAGTCTGGGCCGCCAGCTTCGAGCAGCAGCACGCTGACATCGCTGTCTTCAGTCAGGCGGGTGGCCAGGACGTTGCCAGCAGAGCCAGCACCAATGATGATGTAGTCAAATTCTTGATTCATGATCTGTACCTGCGTTGCGGCGGTTGCATGACGTTCTCGGTCGTTGCTTTCAGCATCTGTCTAAACGGCAGTAGCAGGGCCTTAAAGCGCTGACGAGTGTGGGTCATGCGCTGGTTGGCCACAGCGTTTGCGGTTAGAACACCGAGGCGTAATCGCCTAATTCAACTTGAACCGACTTGATGCGCGTGTAGTGGGTCAATGTGCTCAGGCCATTCTCACGGCCTACGCCGGACTGCTTGTAACCGCCAACAGGCATTTCGGCGGCTGATTCGCCCCAGGTATTGATCCAGCAAATACCAGCCTCCAGCTTGTGGATAACCCGGTGAGCACGGTTCAGGTCGCGGGTGACGATGCCAGCGGCCAAGCCGTAGTCGGTATCGTTGGCACGGCGCACCACTTCATCTTCAGTGTCGTAAACCAGAATGCTCATGACCGGGCCGAAAATTTCTTCGCGGGCGATGGTCATGTCATCCGTGCAATCGGTGAAGACTGTTGGCGCCACGTAAGTGCCTTTGGCGAACTCACCGTCGGTGACCTGTGCGCCGCCACAGAGCAAACGAGCTCCTTGGGTTTTACCGGTTTCGATATAGCGCAGCACGTTTTGCATGTGCCCTTGGCTGACTAGCGGACCAAAGTTGGTGTTTTCGTCTTGCGGGTCGCCCATGCGAATACGTTTCACGCGCTCGACAATCTTGCTCTCAAAGCGTGACTGCAGCATGCGCGGGATAAACACCCGAGTGCCGTTGGTGCAGACCTGACCCGAGCTATAGAAGTTGGCCATCATCGCGATGTCTGCTGCGCGGTCGAGATCAGCATCTTCAAAGATGATCAGCGGAGACTTGCCGCCCAGTTCCATGGTCACATCTTTCAGCGTTGAACTAGAGGCGCTGGCCATGACCTTCTTGCCGGTGGTAGTGCCGCCGGTGAATGAGATTTTGGCGATACCCGGGTGCTCAGTCAGCATCTGCCCAACCGTGCTACCGCTACCGGTGAGTACGTTGAAGACACCGTCTGGAACGCCAGCTTCGGTGTAGATCTCAGCCAGTTTTACCGCGCTCAGCGAAGTGACTTCACTGGGCTTGAAGATCATCGCGTTACCGGCAGCCAATGCGGGTGCGGATTTCCACATGGCGATCTGGATCGGATAGTTCCATGCGCCAATGCCCGCGACTACGCCCAGTGGCTCGCGGCGGGTGTAAACGAATGAGCTGTCGCGCAGCGGGATTTGCTCACCTTCAATCGCTGGGATCAAACCGGCGTAGTACTCAAGCACATCGGCGCCGGTGACGATATCGACAAAGCGGGTCTCGGAAAGGGGTTTACCAGTGTCGAGGGTTTCCAGCGCGGCCAGTTCATCGTTGCGCTCGCGCAGAATATCGACTGCGCGGCGCAGAATTCTTGAGCGTTGCATGGCCGTCATGGCTGCCCAGATTTTTTGCCCTTGGTGGGCGCTGGCAACGGCGTTATCCACATCCTGCTGATTGGCTTGCTGAATATTGGCGAGGACTTCACCGGTGGCGGGGTTGATGCTTTCGAATGTTGAAGCGCTGCTGGAGTCGACGTAGCGACCACCAATATAGAGTTTCTGGTCTTCGAATCGAGCCATGGGAAATCCTCTCTCGGTTGTTCTGTGCAAGGCAGACAAATGACTTAAAGCGCCTTTGTCGAATAGGTCGGCGGTGGGCAGCGCGCAGTTCAACTGCAGGATGACGGCCGGAAATGATGCCATTAGGCTACGTTATTTTTATTGAACGATCAATCAATAAAAAACTCAATGGCGACCGAAAGCGCTCTGTTAGCGACAGGATTTACGCGGTCTTGAGGTTGTTTAGCGCTTGGTCAGAGGTGCCGACAGCGGGGCAATTTGTAGCGTGTTTTCGTTGTTGTGTGGTGCCGCGGTTAAACGGCTTCGCCGAGTTGCATGTCGAGATAGTCGTAGGCGATGTTCAGCGCTTCTTCGGTATCAAAACCCTCGCCGGACAATGCACCTCGCAGCCACAAGCCATCAATTAACGAGGCCAGACCGCGTGCAGCGGTGCGAGCACGCTCTTGTGGTAATACGCGACGAAATTGCCCGCAGAGATTGGAATACAAGCGGTGGTCGTTGACCCGCTGCAAGCGCCGCAGTGAAGGTTGATGCATGCTGCTGGCCCAGAAGGCCAACCAGGTTTTCATCGCCGGGCCGCTGACTTGGCTTTGATCAAAGTTACCGCCGATTATCGCGCGCAAGTTGTGCCGTGGGCTGTTGTCCTTGAGGGCGCTGCGGCGTTCGCGAACCGCATCGCTCAACGCCAGCATCAAATGGCGCATGGTGGCTTCGAGCAAGCCATTTTTATCTTTGAAATAATGGCTGATGATGCCATTGGAAACCCCGGCCAGCTTGGCGATATAAGCAATACTGGCGTCGCTCATGCCAACTTTATCAACTGCTTCAAGGGTCGCAGCGATCAACTGTGATCGACGGATCGGCTGCATTCCGACCTTGGGCATTTGAGACTCCAACAGGCGCTTATAAGGGCGCCCAGTCTAGGGCCATTTTTGTTGATCGATCAATCAATATTAGCGCTGGTGATTCGGCCTCTTATGACTTTAACCGTCCAAGTCGCTCATTACAGA
Proteins encoded:
- the mdtD gene encoding multidrug transporter subunit MdtD; amino-acid sequence: MLPLDPRTARLLPWIVAIAFFMQTLDGTILNTALPSMAHDLAEDPLRMQSVVIAYMLTVALLIPASGWIADRFGTRRIFFGAILLFSVGSLLCALSQSLNMLIGARVIQGLGGALMMPVGRLVVLRAYPRSDLVRIMSFITLPGLLGPLIGPTLGGWLVEYTSWHWIFLINLPVGALGCWAAFKVMPDLRGPKRTRFDAIGFILFGASMVLITIALEGLGELGMAHVRVMLLLLGGLACLAAYWLRAGRTENALFSPKLFNTRTFAVGILGNMFARLGSGSLPFLTPLLLQLAMGYSPSQAGMSMIPLALAAMLMKPLAKPLIDRLGYRRILTGNTLLLGALIASMALVDANSSPVQLIIQLSLIGAFNSLQFTAMNTVTLIDLRDDEASSGNGLLSVVVQLSMSIGIAAAAALLSGFTAESKGDPDAVVWAFKATYLCIGLLSMFAAAIFLQLSPAEGRQPRRADPAHDPQD
- the betA gene encoding choline dehydrogenase; the encoded protein is MNQEFDYIIIGAGSAGNVLATRLTEDSDVSVLLLEAGGPDYRLDFRTQMPAALAFPLQGKRYNWAYETDPEPHMNNRRMECGRGKGLGGSSLINGMCYIRGNAMDYDGWAKNTGLEDWSYLDCLPYFRKAESRDIGANAYHGGDGPVSVCTPKTGNNPLFHAMIEAGVQAGYPRTDDLNGFQQEGFGPMDRTVTPKGRRASTARGYLDQARGRSNLSIVTHALTDRILFSGKRATGVAYLQGNSDTPVEVTARREVLLCSGAIASPQILQRSGVGPAALLKELDIPVVHDLPGVGENLQDHLEMYLQYSCKQPVSLYPALKWWNQPTIGAKWMFMGNGVGASNQFEAGGFIRSREEFEWPNIQYHFLPVAINYNGSNAVSEHGFQAHVGSMRSPSRGRVRAKSKDPRQHPSILFNYMAHEQDWQEFRDGIRITREIMAQVALDPYRGREISPGIDVTSDEQLDNFIREHAETAFHPSCSCKMGEDDMAVVDGQGRVHGLQGLRVVDASIMPLITTGNLNAPTIMMAEKIADKIRGRAPLPRSTAPYYVANGAAVRGPAMRASATTR
- the betB gene encoding betaine-aldehyde dehydrogenase, encoding MARFEDQKLYIGGRYVDSSSASTFESINPATGEVLANIQQANQQDVDNAVASAHQGQKIWAAMTAMQRSRILRRAVDILRERNDELAALETLDTGKPLSETRFVDIVTGADVLEYYAGLIPAIEGEQIPLRDSSFVYTRREPLGVVAGIGAWNYPIQIAMWKSAPALAAGNAMIFKPSEVTSLSAVKLAEIYTEAGVPDGVFNVLTGSGSTVGQMLTEHPGIAKISFTGGTTTGKKVMASASSSTLKDVTMELGGKSPLIIFEDADLDRAADIAMMANFYSSGQVCTNGTRVFIPRMLQSRFESKIVERVKRIRMGDPQDENTNFGPLVSQGHMQNVLRYIETGKTQGARLLCGGAQVTDGEFAKGTYVAPTVFTDCTDDMTIAREEIFGPVMSILVYDTEDEVVRRANDTDYGLAAGIVTRDLNRAHRVIHKLEAGICWINTWGESAAEMPVGGYKQSGVGRENGLSTLTHYTRIKSVQVELGDYASVF
- the betI gene encoding transcriptional regulator BetI, which encodes MPKVGMQPIRRSQLIAATLEAVDKVGMSDASIAYIAKLAGVSNGIISHYFKDKNGLLEATMRHLMLALSDAVRERRSALKDNSPRHNLRAIIGGNFDQSQVSGPAMKTWLAFWASSMHQPSLRRLQRVNDHRLYSNLCGQFRRVLPQERARTAARGLASLIDGLWLRGALSGEGFDTEEALNIAYDYLDMQLGEAV